DNA from Acetobacter aceti NBRC 14818:
GATAGCGGCGCCGGAGCCTCCTCCAATCAGCGCGCCATTTCCGGCTCTTTGTCCGGGGCTATAGGGGTCACCGCAAGCGGAGAGAAAAAGAGGCAGAGCCAACACCGCAATGCCGCACGCTTTCTGTCTATTCACCGTCATCGCCATCCATTCATTCTATAGGCCTGTGAGCTGCGGACGATAGAACCGCCAGGCCCATACCTTGTCATTGACGCACACCGCCTGCCCTGAAAATCAGCAGGGATCAACGCCTGTTACCAGCCTGCGGAGGATTGGGGGTTGTCGCAGCGCCGACTGCCGCCCCTGTTCCACCGCCTGCCAGCGCCCCAATGAGCGCGCCTCTTCCGCCACCGGCAAGAGCGCCGATCGCCGCACCACCGCCAGCGCCAATCAGGGCTCCGCTGCCGGCACGGGCACCGGAGTCATAGGGACTGCCGCACCCGGCCAGAAGGGATACGGACATCAATCCGGTAGCGGCCAGAAGGCGCATGCCTGTTCGACCGGGTCCCGTTTTTTTAATGGCACTCTCTGTCATGTCACTAGCCTCTGATCCTCATGGCTCACCACATTCACAGTCTCCCCAGAGACTCGTCAGGTGCAGGACAGGCAAAAACGACAAGGCGCTTCCGGAAGTTCCACAACGGCCTGACGGGAAGCAGGAAATCCGAAACATCGTTCAGATCCGGATTTTCTGCTTCACCACACTCTGAAAAAGATTTGTGGCCAAATCAGGAACGCTATGTCTCTCCCATAGTTTCTGCGTATCAGCCCTTGCGGTGTCATCACAGCCTCGCTAAGCGTCGCAACCGACCTGCATGCGCGACCGACACATGCTTCCCGCGTTCATCGCACCTGGAAAACTGGCGTCCCTCACGTCATGCGGGTTTTATTATGCCGCACGACCTCAGTGCGCGCATGACTGCTGGCCAGGAGTTTTGGATGTTCGCTCGCCTGCTGGGTCTCATGTCGGCCGACATGGCAATCGACCTCGGCACTGCCAATACGCTGGTGTATGTCAAAGGCCGCGGTATCGTTCTGAACGAACCGTCCGTTGTGGCCATTGCCGACTCACGTGGCAAAAAACAGGTTCTCGCCGTCGGTGAGGAAGCCAAGCAGATGGTCGGACGCACGCCCGGCAACATCATGGCGATCCGCCCGATGCGTGATGGCGTGATCGCTGACTTCGAAGTCGCGGAAGAGATGATCAAGCACTTCATCCGCCGCGTGCATAATCGCAGCATTTTCGCCAGCCCGCAGGTCATCGTGTGCGTCCCTTCCGGCTCCACGGCTGTCGAGCGCCGCGCCATTCAGGAAAGCGCAGAGAGTGCTGGAGCCCGTCGCGTGTTCCTGATTGAGGAGCCCATGGCAGCAGCCATCGGCGCAGGCCTTCCGGTGACGGAGCCGTCCGGCAGCATGATCGTCGATATTGGTGGCGGCACCACGGAAGTGGCCGTCATCTCTCTTGGTGGAATCGTCTATGCCCGCTCGGTGCGCGTGGGCGGCGACAAGATGGATGAAGCCATCATTTCCTACATCCGCCGGATGCATAATCTTCTGATCGGCGAGAGCTCTGCCGAGCGGATCAAGATGTCCATCGGTTCGGCCATGATGCCGGATGACCCGAACGATCCCGGTCCGCTCCAGAATGTCAAGGGGCGCGATCTCATCACCGGCGCACCGCGTGAAGTCATCGTCTCGCAGGCGCAGATTGCGGATAGTCTTGCCGAACCGATCACCCAGATCATCGAAGCGGTGAAGCTGACGCTGGAAAACACACCACCGGAACTGGCTGCCGATATCGTGGATAAGGGCATTGTTCTGACGGGTGGTGGCGCCCTGCTCTATCGCCTCGATGAAGTGCTGAGGCTGGCGACGGGACTACCGGTTACGGTCGGAGAGGATCCACTATCCTGTGTTGCACTGGGGACAGGCCGTGCGCTTGAGGAAATGAAGCGGCTGCGCAATGTCCTTACGACAATGTATTAACGAAAAATAACCATGCACTCTCTACAGCTTTTTGCCATTATATCAGCAGAGAGCTGAAGGCTTATGGTTCGAAGAGCGTAGATTGGGGATACAGCCCCCAAAACATGGGGGTTCCTTGGCGAGCAGCTGCGAGGAAAAATCAGGACGGATTTCCGGGAAAGCGCTGTCTGACAGGACAGCCGCCCCGGCTTTGCCTTTCTGCCAGTCAACGCTGCCGGAAAGACCCACGGCATGATCCCTGTCTCGATCCAGATTCGTCAGGCGCTGGACCGGCTCTGGCTGCCCGCCATGCTTCTGCTGTCCATCGCGATCATGCTCTTGGGATGGGCCAACCAGCGAGTCACGGTAGCGGCACGCATGGCGACGGCCGATGTCCTCTCGCCGCTCTGGTCGCTCGTGGCCCTACCCAGTCATGAAATTTCGGAAGCCGTTTCCGAACTGCACAGCATCGGGCACCTCGCACATGAAAACGCCCAGCTCCGCTCCGAGAACGAAAACCTGCGCGGGTGGTATGATGTCGCCGTTTCCCTGACGCAGGAAAACGCCACGCTCAAAGATAATCTCCACTGGATGCCCGATCCGCTGCCGTCCTTCGTGACGGGGCGTGTGGTCGGCGATGTCGGTGGGCTCTACTCTCATGCCGTGCTCATCAATGCCGGACCCGCCAATGGTGTCCGGGTCGGTGACGTAGCGCTGGCCGCTGACGGCTTTGCCGGACGCGTGACGGAAACAGGCGAGCATTCCGCCCGTATCCTTCTGATCAATGACGTCGCCAGCCGTATCCCTGTCCTGCTGGAATCTAGCCACGGTACGGCCATCATGGCGGGTGACAATTCATCGACTCCAAGACTGATCTTTTATGCTCAGGACAATCACCCGGTTGAGGGAGAGCGTGTCGTCACATCCGGACAGGCGGATCTTCTCCCGACGGGTATTCCGGTCGGCACGGTTCATTATATTCATGCCGGAACGCCTGTTATGGTTCCCTATGCCCGCCTGAATCATCTGAGCATTTTGCGGGTCTTCAATTTCGAAACCGGGACAATCGAGTCACCGGATGCGCCGGGGCGTGTGCCTGTGACCTCCAGCCGCAGTTTCCGCAGCGACGGCAAGAAGGACAATCTGCTCGACGGCATGACCCTTGGCGGCGTGGTCGAAAGCGCGACCGGTCATTCACCCGCGGGCTATCAGCCGCAACGTCAGGATACTCAGGGCAGCGAAAAACCGGATTCATTCCGCACGAACGAGGAGCATCCGCAGAACCAGAATGAGGATGACAACACGCAGGGTGATCATCAGCCGTTACAGAAATCCGGCTCCATCATGCCTCACTCGTCTTTCAGTTTCCCTCCGGCAGGATGCGGATGAGAGAGCACGTCATGTCTTCCGATCCTCACTCTCATCCGCAGTCTCACTGGCACCCTGATGTCCGGTCCGCGCCTGCTCTTGCGCAGCGTCTTGACCGGCTGGCCATGCGCCTGCTTCCCGGTGGCCTCACAGCCCTTGCCGCCGTTCTGCTGGCTGCCCCGACCGGCATCCCAGGTGCCATCGCGCTGATTCCGGGATTGGCGATGGCCTCGGTGTTTTTCTGGTCCGTCTGGCGACCGGCTTCGATGTCCGTGCCGGTGGTGTTCTGTCTGGGCCTTCTGCTTGACCTGATCGGTTTCGCGCCACTCGGGGTCACTGCCTTCGCATTTCTGCTGCTGCATGGAACAGCCGTTCACATGCGCTTTGGGCTCATGCGCCTGAATTTTGTCACGCTGTGGCTGGCTTTCACACTTCTGGAAAGCTGCGTATGCTGGTTGTCGTGGTTTCTGGTTTCTTCACTCTCATTCAGAATAATGCCGACAGCCCCGGTCATGTTCGAATGTATGCTCACTGCGGGTGTTTATCCTCCCTTCGCCGCCCTCGGAAACTGGGCGCATCGAAGATTTTCCAATCCGGAGCCGCAACTGTGATGGCATCTGAAATCACAACAGGCATGCCAGTCGGCCGACAGTCTGTCGCCGGAGCATCCGTCTGATGAAATTCCGTGGACGGAAAAAAAGGGAAAAGCTGAACAGGCTGTTACCTGTCCGTGACCAGAAAGATCCCGGCAAGGGTGTCTTCACCCGACGCGCTCTTCTGATCATGGCCGTGCAGACGGCGGCGCTTGGGGAACTAGGCCGTCGTCTTTACGACCTGCAGGTCAATAATGGTGACCATTTCGCCAAACTGGCCGACAAGAACCGGACCAGCAAACGCCTGCTGGCCCCGCCACGCGGACTGATTTCCGATCGTTTCGGCACCATCCTCGCCGCCAACAAAACCAACTGGCGCGCCCTGCTTCTTTCGGAAGAAACCACGGACGTCGAAGGCAGCATTGAGCGGTTTTCCCAGCTTGTGCCGCTCGACGAACATGATCGTTCCCGCATCGCCCGCGAGATCCGGCACAAACGCAAATTCATCCCTGTCGTCCTGAGGGAGTTTCTCTCTTGGGACGACATGGCCCGCATTGAAATCAACTCCCCCTCGCTGCCGGGTGTGTTGATCGATGTCGGCACCACGCGCTCGTACCCCTTTGGAGAGCTTCTGGCCCACACGATCGGCTACGTTGCTCCTCCCAATGAGCAGGATGTGGCCAAATCCGCGCTATTCGCCTTGCCAGGCATGCGTATCGGCCGGGCCGGCATTGAGCAGAGCCAGGACGCCATGCTGCGGGGACAGGCCGGTTCCGTGGAGATGGAGGTCAATTCCGTCGGACGCGTCATGAAGGAACTCGACCGTCAGGATGGCACGCCCGGCGATGAACTGGCGCTGACACTCGACATAGGATTGCAGCAGACCATCCAGAGCAGGATCGGCGACCTGGCCGCCTCTTCCGTCGTCATGGACTGCCGCAATGGCGAAGTGCTGGCGATGTGCAGCACACCATCCTTCGATCCCACCCTGTTCGACAGCGGCGTCAGTCGCGCCCAATGGATTGAATGGACCAACGATCAGCGCACACCGCTGATCGACAAGACCGTCTCGGGTGTCTATCCGCCGGGTTCAACCTTCAAGCCTGCCGTGGCGATGGCCGCCCTGAATGCAGGTGTGATTTCTCCTTCCGACCGGTTTTTCTGTCCCGGCCATTTCGATCTGGGTGGGGCGCGTTTCCATTGCTGGGCAAAGCATGGACACGGCTCGGTCGATCTGCACCTTGCGCTGAAATATTCATGTGACGTCTACTTCTATGAAGTCGCCATGAAAGTCGGCATGGACAGGCTGGCGGCTTCAGCTCACGAACTGGGGCTCGGCACGGAACTGGGCATTGAGCTTCCTCACCAGCGTCTGGGGCTTATTCCCACCCCCGAATGGCGTCAGAAACACAAACACCACTGGAACGGCGGCGATACGGTCGTCAGCGGTATCGGTCAGGGCTTTGTGCAGGTCACGCCTCTACAACTG
Protein-coding regions in this window:
- the mrdA gene encoding penicillin-binding protein 2, whose product is MKFRGRKKREKLNRLLPVRDQKDPGKGVFTRRALLIMAVQTAALGELGRRLYDLQVNNGDHFAKLADKNRTSKRLLAPPRGLISDRFGTILAANKTNWRALLLSEETTDVEGSIERFSQLVPLDEHDRSRIAREIRHKRKFIPVVLREFLSWDDMARIEINSPSLPGVLIDVGTTRSYPFGELLAHTIGYVAPPNEQDVAKSALFALPGMRIGRAGIEQSQDAMLRGQAGSVEMEVNSVGRVMKELDRQDGTPGDELALTLDIGLQQTIQSRIGDLAASSVVMDCRNGEVLAMCSTPSFDPTLFDSGVSRAQWIEWTNDQRTPLIDKTVSGVYPPGSTFKPAVAMAALNAGVISPSDRFFCPGHFDLGGARFHCWAKHGHGSVDLHLALKYSCDVYFYEVAMKVGMDRLAASAHELGLGTELGIELPHQRLGLIPTPEWRQKHKHHWNGGDTVVSGIGQGFVQVTPLQLATYTSRIATGRKVEPHLVRAVNGDIGAQVDPQHWPELGMDDRYLQAVREGMFAVVNESHGTAPKARLAIPGVEMAGKTGSAQVRRVSRALRESGHFNSATLPWEFRPHALFICFAPYDSPRYAVSVVIEHGNAGAEAAAPLARDIMTDTLLRDPVNHKSAPGQTVADAE
- the mreC gene encoding rod shape-determining protein MreC is translated as MIPVSIQIRQALDRLWLPAMLLLSIAIMLLGWANQRVTVAARMATADVLSPLWSLVALPSHEISEAVSELHSIGHLAHENAQLRSENENLRGWYDVAVSLTQENATLKDNLHWMPDPLPSFVTGRVVGDVGGLYSHAVLINAGPANGVRVGDVALAADGFAGRVTETGEHSARILLINDVASRIPVLLESSHGTAIMAGDNSSTPRLIFYAQDNHPVEGERVVTSGQADLLPTGIPVGTVHYIHAGTPVMVPYARLNHLSILRVFNFETGTIESPDAPGRVPVTSSRSFRSDGKKDNLLDGMTLGGVVESATGHSPAGYQPQRQDTQGSEKPDSFRTNEEHPQNQNEDDNTQGDHQPLQKSGSIMPHSSFSFPPAGCG
- a CDS encoding rod shape-determining protein, coding for MFARLLGLMSADMAIDLGTANTLVYVKGRGIVLNEPSVVAIADSRGKKQVLAVGEEAKQMVGRTPGNIMAIRPMRDGVIADFEVAEEMIKHFIRRVHNRSIFASPQVIVCVPSGSTAVERRAIQESAESAGARRVFLIEEPMAAAIGAGLPVTEPSGSMIVDIGGGTTEVAVISLGGIVYARSVRVGGDKMDEAIISYIRRMHNLLIGESSAERIKMSIGSAMMPDDPNDPGPLQNVKGRDLITGAPREVIVSQAQIADSLAEPITQIIEAVKLTLENTPPELAADIVDKGIVLTGGGALLYRLDEVLRLATGLPVTVGEDPLSCVALGTGRALEEMKRLRNVLTTMY
- the mreD gene encoding rod shape-determining protein MreD, whose product is MSSDPHSHPQSHWHPDVRSAPALAQRLDRLAMRLLPGGLTALAAVLLAAPTGIPGAIALIPGLAMASVFFWSVWRPASMSVPVVFCLGLLLDLIGFAPLGVTAFAFLLLHGTAVHMRFGLMRLNFVTLWLAFTLLESCVCWLSWFLVSSLSFRIMPTAPVMFECMLTAGVYPPFAALGNWAHRRFSNPEPQL